The following nucleotide sequence is from Hemitrygon akajei chromosome 22, sHemAka1.3, whole genome shotgun sequence.
ACCTTCATTCACTGTGATCAGCAGCTGGGGATTATAGAGTGAGTGACCCTCCTGAAGTCTTTCCACCAGAGTGCTATGGAACGCAGGCCCAGCAAGGCCCTGGGGGCTGGACACGTCCAGGAGAAAGAGTGTCCCATCTGTCTCTCCGAAGATCCATTCACTCACCAGCTCTGCACCGTGGCTGCAGCCAGTGAAGCCCAAACGCTGACACCCCTACCTCACCTCTCAACACCCACAACCACTACCTGCCCAAAAGACTGGAGATGCCCCTCTGGATTTGGAAATATTCTGTCATTGGTCTAAATCCTGGAGCTCTTTATCCAATGCTGGGTGATGGTTCCTACTCCAGGGTAAccagtgcttcaagaaggcagtgCACCACCACCTTCTAAGGGTAGTTAGGGGTAGTCAATAAAATCCTGGCCTTGCCAGTGATGCCTGCATCCAGAAAATAAGGACCTGAATAAACCGCGTATGTTTCCTTGGTGTACGAAATCCAGGAGACTTCAAATAAACTGTGTGACGGTGCCtggcagcacacacacacacactccagcaCATCTGAATATGACCTTTCTTTCGGCAGTCAATGGCTCGCTTGTTGGAGAACCCAGTGGACATTAGCAAGGCTGTATAGACCTGCCATTGTGGCTTGTATTTAAAGAGTTTCATCTGTGGAGTCTTCTGAAAGACCCTTCTCTTGGTTGGTAGAAATGTGTGTCTGTTTAGTTAGCTTTTAAACATAGTGATAAATGAGGAGAAACACTCCGTTTACAGTCTAGCTTGTAAACTTTCTGGTTGATGGCAATGACAACCCCAACAACTGGACAGAGAGGATCCCCTGGCCCGACACCTGCTCAGATTCTGCCCAGTGAGTAAGGGTGATCACTCCCCCCCCAGGGGTCTCGATGTGAACGAGCAGATACCAGTTCTGTCTCCACACTGACTAGACCTCACTCATTTTCAAACGTCCCGTCAGCTTGTGGCATCTCTCACCGGCTGTCTCCCTGTTCTCATTTGCGGCAGACCAGGGCAAACCACATGGCCAGGTTGCACACAAACAGACAGGATGGCTGAGGGAGCTGGGAGACCGCCGGCCCTCgcctagaggaggttcacgaggctTCGAGCCTCAGTACAAACCCAAACCCAAATGCAGACGCTGCTCATACCTTAGACTAGGTTTCTCCGTACTTCGTGGGTGTTCAAACGCCCGGGCCAGAGCCAGGCGGGTAGTTTGGGAAATGGTCCCAGGCGGGTAGTTTGGGAAATGGTCCCAGCCGGGTAGTTTGGGAAATGGTCCCAGCCGGGTAGTTTGGGAAATGGTCCCAGCCGGGTAGTTTGGGAAATGGTCCCAGCCGGGCCAGAGCCAGGCGGGTAGCTTGGGAAATGGTCCCAGCCGGGTAGTTTGGGAAATGGTCCCAGCCGGGTAGTTTGGGAAATGGTCCCAGCCGGGCCAGAGCCAGGCGGGTAGTTTGGGAAATGGTCCCAGCCGGGTAGTTTGGGAAATGGTCCCAGCCGGGTAGTTTGGGAAATGGTCCCAGCCGGGCCAGAGCCAGGCGGGTAGTTTGGGAAATGGTCCCAGCCGGGTAGTTTGGGAAATGGTCCCAGCCGGGTAGTTTGGGAAATGGTCCCAGCCGGGTAGTTTGGGAAATGGTCCCAGGCGGGTAGTTTGGGAAATGGTCCCAGGCGGGTAGTTTGGGAAATGGTCCCAGGCGGGTAGTTTGGGAAATGGTCCCAGCCGGGTAGTTTGGGAAATGGTCCCAGGCGGGTAGTTTGGGAAATGGTCCCAGGCGGGTAGTTTGGGAAATGGTCCCAGGCGGGCGAGAGCCAGGCGGGTAGTTTGGGAAATGGTCCCAGGCGGGTAGTTTGGGAAATGGTCCCAGCCGGGTAGTTTGGGAAATGGTCCCAGCCGGGTAGTTTGGGAAATGGTCCCAGGCGGGTAGTTTGGGAAATGGTCCCAGGCGGGTAGTTTGGGAAATGGTCCCAGCTGGGTAGTTTGGGAAATGGTCCCAGCCGGGTAGTTTGGGAAATGGTCCCAGGCGGGTAGTTTGGGAAATGGTCCCAGCCGGGTAGTTTGGGAAATGGTCCCAGCCGGGTAGTTTGGGAAATGGTCCCAGCCGGGTAGTTTGGGAAATGGTCCCAGCTGGGTAGTTTGGGAAATGGTCCCAGGCGGGTAGTTTGGGAAATGGTCCCAGCCGGGCGAGAGTTTGCTGCCGATGGGCAAGGCGGGGAGATTATGCGGCGGCGCCGTAATCCAAGCGTTATCACACATTCACGCTCTCGGAGACCGGCAGCCCCCGCCTTGCCCAGCCTCCCGCTTTCCACCCCGTTAGCAACTTACCCTCTCCAGCCCCATGCTGCTCAACCAAATGCGCTCGACGTATCTGCCGAAGGAGCGGAAGGCGTTGTCGGGGATGGTCCTGATGGGGTTGGAGGACAGCTTCAACTCCTCCACCACCCTCAGCTTGCTGAGAGCGGCCGTCGGGTAGCTGGTCAGCTTGTTGCCGTCCAGGTGAAGCGTGGCCAGGTTCTCCACGTCGTCCAGCGCCCCGGGCGGGATGGACGACAGCCCGTTGTTGCTCAGGTGCAGCCAGCGCAGCTCCCGCGCCCCCGCGAAGCTGCCGGGCCGGATCTGGCTCATCTGGTTGTGGTCGagctgcaggaggaagaggctCCTGAGCGGGCTCAGCAGCCCCTTGGCCAGCTCTCTGATGCGGTTGTGGTCCATGTACAGGTAGGTGAGCTGCACCAGGTCGTGGAAGGCGCCGGGACGCAGGGCGCTGATCTGGTTATTGGACAGGTAGAGGTAGACGAGTTTCTTGAGGCCGCGGAAGGCGTTGGCCGACACCTCCCGTATGTGGCAGTCCTGGAGGTGCAGGGACACCAGGCTCTTCAAGGGGCTGAAGCCGCCAGCGGGCAGCCTGGGGTAGTTGTTCTGCTGCAGACTGAGGAGCCGCACCTTGCTGGGCACCCGCGGGATCTTCCTCAGCCCCTTGTTCTCGCACACCACATGCAGCAGGTCCCCGAGGCAGTGGCAGCCGGGGGGGCAGCGAGGGGCAGCCGTCGCCGCGGCCAGCAGCGGCAAAAGGCACAGCCAGCGCGAGGGCTGCATGGTGCGACGCGATCTGCCCCCAGCCGCCCGCCGCTCGTACTTATAACCCGCGGGGCGGGGCGGGGCGGGGCGGGGCGGCTCTCTCAATGCTTGCCACCCTGATGCTCGCTCGCTCGCTTCTGTGTCTTTTATTTGTGAAATTCCCTCCGTCCCGTCCCACAGTGGCGAGACGTGTGAGATCAGCGGCCTGGGAGGGGCGGGGGGGAGTTGGCAGAGGCGGTGAGAACACGTTTCCGCTCCTTAGCTCAAACCTTACATAATGGTTTGGATTTCAATCCTCCTCCAATATTCCTTTCATCGGTATTTCCAAAACACATTTCAAAGAGTTATTGAACATTCCTCGCTGGCGTACtgagtcgcctcactacaggaagggtcgGGTTgtcaggttgctgcctggattacagaacaGGTTTTATCGGGAAGGTTTGAAGGAGCTGGATGAGCGGTGACCCGATGGAAATATCAGGACGTCTTTTTCCGGGGATTGCAATGGCGAATATCGGGGGAACTCTTTTTAAGgcgagtggaggaaagtttaggaggATGTCATTTACGTAGAGAGTGGGGAGATTTCAGAGACTCTTATGGacaaaagaaaaatgaaatgttACGGAGGGTTTGCCAGCAACTGCTCAGGGTTACTCTACGTACAGTACTGTTCACATTGTGTGTGTTATCTGCCCACCTGGTGGGCAGGAgtcatggtccaggtgcaggggTTTGTCAGATATTGCAAGCTGAATCGTCTGCAGCTCAGCGTCAGTAAGAGAAAGGAGATGGGGATGGACTTTAGGAAAAggaagcctgcactgctccccgtTACTGGTGATGGTGAATGGGTAGAGCAGGACGCAGGCTGTGTACAAGGGCCACATTCGCCTCCACTTCCTGAAGAGACTGAACTCCTTtgcagtataagaccataagacataggagcagaattaggccattcagcccatcgagcttgTTCTGCCAGGCTGATCCTGGataccactcaaccccatacacctgcctctcaccatatcttttgatgccctgaaacaatcaacttccatcttaaatatcaccatggacttggcctccagcaCAGCCTGTGgtggagcattccacagattcactactctctggctagagTACtctattcctccttatctctgttctaa
It contains:
- the chad gene encoding chondroadherin is translated as MQPSRWLCLLPLLAAATAAPRCPPGCHCLGDLLHVVCENKGLRKIPRVPSKVRLLSLQQNNYPRLPAGGFSPLKSLVSLHLQDCHIREVSANAFRGLKKLVYLYLSNNQISALRPGAFHDLVQLTYLYMDHNRIRELAKGLLSPLRSLFLLQLDHNQMSQIRPGSFAGARELRWLHLSNNGLSSIPPGALDDVENLATLHLDGNKLTSYPTAALSKLRVVEELKLSSNPIRTIPDNAFRSFGRYVERIWLSSMGLERFSDAAFNDVTALSALHLNGNKLQSLPQSLTFTKMKNITLSNNPWDCTCSLAELRRWMDTSRNRPEGTCASPSQYRGQQIRETAAFRTCKARAKRNKKNPL